A genomic region of Metopolophium dirhodum isolate CAU chromosome 1, ASM1992520v1, whole genome shotgun sequence contains the following coding sequences:
- the LOC132935661 gene encoding uncharacterized protein LOC132935661 isoform X1, producing the protein MEVEEVACVAYLYARVVRKRKKNRKYWVHPLLSDRSTKGLFNLFYNDLRKYEDKFFNYLRMSVSSFDELMEQLQDDLTGQQTNMRECISPLEKLVVTLRYLASGCSFTELHHEYRLGISTISGFVTQVCEAIWNRLKDECMPQPSTQMWLEIANKFETFANFPNCIGAVDGKHIRVIKPTDTGSLYYNYKHYFSIVLIGICDANYSFVSIDVGAYGKSSDSSIFKESMFYKKMMNNSLNIPNPKPISTLNSEPMPYVIVGDEAFGLSENIM; encoded by the exons ATGGAAGTGGAAGAGGTTGCATGTGTAGCATATCTGTACGCTCGTGTTGTacgtaaacgaaaaaaaaatagaaaatattgggTACACCCACTACTGTCTGATCGTTCTACGAAAGgtctattcaatttattttataatgatttaagaaaatatgaagacaaattttttaactatttaagaatGTCTGTTAGTTCATTTGATGAATTAATGGAACAACTTCAAGACGATTTAACGGGTCAACAAACAAATATGAGAGAATGTATTTCACCTCTTGAAAAATTAGTCGTAACTTTAAG ATACCTTGCCAGTGGATGTTCTTTTACGGAATTACACCATGAATATCGTCTAGGAATTTCTACTATTTCTGGATTTGTTACTCAAGTTTGTGAGGCTATATGGAATAGATTGAAAGATGAATGTATGCCTCAACCATCAACACAAATGTGGCTcgaaattgcaaataaatttgaaacatttgcaaattttcCTAATTGTATAGGCGCCGTCGACGGTAAGCATATCAGAGTAATTAAGCCCACCGACACTGGTTCATTGTATTACaattacaaacattatttttcgaTTGTATTGATTGGTATTTGTGATGCCAACTATTCATTTGTATCCATAGATGTAGGTGCTTATGGAAAGAGTAGTGATTCTTCAATTTTTAAAGAATCtatgttctataaaaaaatgatgaataatTCTCTGAATATTCCTAAtccaaaaccgatttcaacgttGAACTCAGAACCAATGCCATATGTAATAGTAGGTGACGAAGCGTTTGGATTATCGGAAAATATAATGTGA
- the LOC132935660 gene encoding uncharacterized protein LOC132935660 has translation MDNFDSEKFIIEIENRPAIWNSACSDYSNRDIKKKCWEELTDIFSCEENTIQEKKEIGINLQRKWKSLRDCFSRELSRIKKLKSGSETSRKNPYVYYNQLLFLKPIIQNKPTETNIIPDADESGDDLGGPFNTNVLNNEPNSKKKKVNQRNSVENEIINALHQSVELRKEQTKNYEEDADRLFLLSLLKPLKEIPEHLRFSVKMDLMKVINNAQMNMQSVSLSMSHHPQQYNLSSQNVMSPYTSYHPIYQTTQLHSDTNSQRVLQNQFNSQIRSTSVTQHQSSTSTPLPSPSYASTENSTDSFIQTDIFN, from the exons atggaTAACTTTGATTCggaaaagtttattattgaaatagaaaaTCGCCCGGCAATATGGAACTCTGCTTGTAGCGATTATTCTAATCgtgatattaaaaagaaatgttGGGAAGAACTTACAGATATATTTTCCTGTGAAGAAAACACAATCCAAGAGAAAAAGGAAATTG gaATAAATTTACAACGCAAATGGAAAAGTTTACGTGATTGTTTTTCAAGAGAATTGAGCagaattaaaaaacttaaatcagGGTCTGAAACTTCCAGAAAAAATCCATATGTTTACTAcaatcagttattatttttaaaaccaattattcaaaataaacccacagaaacaaatataataccaGATGCTGATGAAAGTGGAGATGATTTAGGAGGTCCTTTTAATACTAATGTATTGAATAACGAACCTAATTCtaagaaaaaaaaggttaatCAAAGAAATTCAGttgaaaacgaaataattaaCGCATTACACCAAAGTGTAGAACTTCGTAAAGAACAAACGAAAAACTATGAAGAAGACGCCGAtagattgtttttattatctttattaaagCCTCTGAAAGAAATACCTGAGCATTTACGTTTTTCAGTTAAAATGGATTTAatgaaagtaataaataatgctCAAATGAATATGCAATCAGTTTCTTTAAGTATGTCTCATCATCCTCAACAATATAATCTTAGCAGCCAAAATGTAATGTCTCCATATACAAGTTATCATCCTATATATCAAACAACCCAACTACATTCAGATACAAATTCTCAAAGAGTTTTACAAAATCAATTCAATAGTCAAATAAGATCTACATCTGTAACACAACATCAGTCAAGTACTTCAACTCCACTGCCCTCACCAAGCTATGCTTCAACAGAAAATTCTACAGACTCATTTATACAGACAGAtatattcaactaa
- the LOC132952512 gene encoding uncharacterized protein LOC132952512, producing MPRVYISDPRGKQYRKRNEGDLNAAATEVKNGISLRKAAENHSVHYSTLQRWVKANGKRRTIGGQTVLDADMENMIVERLVKCAEWGYPMDTMDLRMIVKHICDKKGIVIKRFKDNMPGHEFALSFLKRHAKSITPRICQNIKRARAAVSPEQIDNYFNNLEVSIEGVPSSNIINYDETNLSDDPGRY from the coding sequence atgccCAGAGTATATATTTCTGATCCCAGAGGGAAACAGtatagaaaaagaaatgaaGGTGATTTAAATGCTGCTgctactgaagttaaaaatggAATTTCTCTAAGGAAAGCTGCTGAAAACCATAGTGTACATTACTCAACACTCCAAAGATGGGTTAAAGCTAACGGAAAAAGGAGAACAATTGGAGGTCAAACAGTTTTAGATGCAGACATGGAAAATATGATTGTTGAAAGATTAGTGAAATGTGCTGAATGGGGCTATCCCATGGACACTATGGACCTACGAATGATAGTAAAACATATTTGTGATAAAAAAGGTATAGTTATAAAACGGTTTAAAGACAATATGCCTGGTCATGAGTTTGCActgtcatttttaaaaagacATGCAAAGAGCATTACTCCCAGGATTTGTCAAAACATAAAAAGGGCAAGGGCTGCTGTTTCGCCAgaacaaattgataattattttaataatttagaagtATCAATTGAAGGTGTAccatcatcaaatattattaattatgatgaaACTAATTTATCTGATGATCCTGGCAGATATTAG
- the LOC132935661 gene encoding uncharacterized protein LOC132935661 isoform X2, whose amino-acid sequence MEVEEVACVAYLYARVVRKRKKNRKYWVHPLLSDRSTKGLFNLFYNDLRKYEDKFFNYLRMSVSSFDELMEQLQDDLTGQQTNMRECISPLEKLVVTLRYLASGCSFTELHHEYRLGISTISGFVTQVCEAIWNRLKDECMPQPSTQMWLEIANKFETFANFPNCIGAVDDVGAYGKSSDSSIFKESMFYKKMMNNSLNIPNPKPISTLNSEPMPYVIVGDEAFGLSENIM is encoded by the exons ATGGAAGTGGAAGAGGTTGCATGTGTAGCATATCTGTACGCTCGTGTTGTacgtaaacgaaaaaaaaatagaaaatattgggTACACCCACTACTGTCTGATCGTTCTACGAAAGgtctattcaatttattttataatgatttaagaaaatatgaagacaaattttttaactatttaagaatGTCTGTTAGTTCATTTGATGAATTAATGGAACAACTTCAAGACGATTTAACGGGTCAACAAACAAATATGAGAGAATGTATTTCACCTCTTGAAAAATTAGTCGTAACTTTAAG ATACCTTGCCAGTGGATGTTCTTTTACGGAATTACACCATGAATATCGTCTAGGAATTTCTACTATTTCTGGATTTGTTACTCAAGTTTGTGAGGCTATATGGAATAGATTGAAAGATGAATGTATGCCTCAACCATCAACACAAATGTGGCTcgaaattgcaaataaatttgaaacatttgcaaattttcCTAATTGTATAGGCGCCGTCGACG ATGTAGGTGCTTATGGAAAGAGTAGTGATTCTTCAATTTTTAAAGAATCtatgttctataaaaaaatgatgaataatTCTCTGAATATTCCTAAtccaaaaccgatttcaacgttGAACTCAGAACCAATGCCATATGTAATAGTAGGTGACGAAGCGTTTGGATTATCGGAAAATATAATGTGA